The Flavobacterium johnsoniae UW101 genomic interval CTACTTACAACATCTTCACAAATAAAATGGAAACTAAATTATACCAAAACCGAACTTTTGACACAGTAGATTACTCTGATCAAAGTTTATCGAATACAGAATTTGTAAACTGCGAGTTCATCAACTGCAATTTCTCTAAAAGTGATTTGAGTCATAATGATTTTTTAGATTCTACTTTTAAAAACTGTAATCTTTCGCTGGCTGTGCTTAAGAATACCGGATTAAAAAACATTAAGTTTATTGGCTGTAAACTAATGGGATTGGATTTTAGTGCAAGTAACAGTTTTTTGTTTTCGATGAGTTTTCAGGATTGTCTTTTAGACTATTCTACTTTTATTTATAAAAAACTAAAGAAAACCAATTTTATTGACTGTTCGCTGAAAGATGTCGATTTCTCAAATACCGATTTGTCTTTGGCAGCTTTCAAAAATTGTGATTTATCTAATGCTACTTTCGCGGAATGCATCCTGGAGAAAACCGATTTCAGGTCTTCGAGAAATTATGCTTTCGATCCTTCTGAAAATAAAATTAAAGGGACAAAAGTTTCTCATACAGCGCTTGCCGGATTATTAGAAAAATTTGATTTGGATATTGAATAGATTATAAAAGTATTCAGCCGCAGTTTTTAGTCTCAGGTTTCTTTTACTGTGAAGATTTCACAAAAAAGTACTTTATAAAAAAAGGGATGCCGCGGCATCCCTTTTTAAAAACTAAAAATATGAAAATGAAATTTATTTAATCCAACGTGGATCACCAATTTTATTATCTTTCAAAGTTTGATTTCCTAATGTAAAATCTCCTCCTGCAGCATTTGCAAACTGCGGATCTAATGTTGTTGCCGCAGCATCTGGTCTGTTATTATTTGTAGTCGCTTTTAAATTTGGTGAATTAAAATTATTATTGTTTCCAAATCCTGGAGCACTTGTTGCAGCATTGTTAGTATAAATTGCCTGACCAACAACAAGCAATGTGTTACGTACCGCTAAAATATTTGTCGCAAAACGTACATATAAAATTCTGCTTGAAGCTATTAATGTCGGAGTATATATCGTACATCCATCAATCACCACATTACTTACTAAACTTCCTCCTGAACCAGCAGCTGCATCTAAACGGATGAAATCACGTGATCCACAATTATTAAATGTACTTCTTGTTAAAGTAACATTTTCAACATATGTAGTTCTGAAATCGATAAAATCAGCTGATCCGGCAGTATTTACATTTTTAACAATACTATTATCTATAGTGAATGATTTCAATCTGGCTGCTGCATTTCCGTACATAAGCTGAGAAGGGTAATCATGAACATAAGAACTGCTTATCAAGATATCTCCTAAAGGTGACGCTTGTGCTGTTAAAATTGAAATGACACCGCCCGTTAAACCAGATCCACTTAAATCCAGATCAACCAGAGACAGACTTACAGCTTCACTTGCATTAGCCGGATTATTAGCCAGAGTAAATTTCACTGTCAGTTTTGGTTTATTTTCTGGTCTTACACCTCTAAAAATAAGTGTTTTGTTTACAATGATCTCACCCGTTGTTGAATAAACACCCGGCATAAGTAATAATCTTGATCCTGATGGTGCCTGAGCAACTTTAGCAATTAAATCGTCTTGTGGATTTATTACAATACCTTTTGTAAGATCAACACCACTTGTAAATGTTAGTATTCCTCTGGTTTTAGTCCCATTCTTTAAAGTAGCAGTATAATTTGTTTCTGGAGTTAAACCGTTAACAATTGCTGCTCCGGCAGCTTTTTCTTCTGCTGTTATGGTGTGGGTTATATTACCTGGCTGAACTAAAATCTCTGTTACGTTACTGTTAGGTGTCCATCGTACAGTAAGATACCCAGCTTCGATTTCTTCCGGTTTAATTGGAAAGAAAATCTGTTCAGATAATGTTGTAGCTGTGGTTACTGACCATTTTGAATCGTCTAAACCAGCTGCACTTACAGCTTTAACCCTAATAGAATAAGTTGTTTCTCCTTCTAAAGCTACTTGTATTGGCAGTTCTGCCGGAGTTACATTTACTGTTTTAAAAATAGTTTTAAATTCAGGATCGTCCGGGCTGAATTCTACTACATAATGATCTGCGTTTTCATCTGTTTTAACCGTCCAGTTTAATTCAACCGTAGTTTGGTTTCTCACTGTGGCTTTAAGCCCAATTGGAGAAAACTCTCTTGTATTTCCTACGCTGTCTAATAACTCTTCATTATAACTTTCGCAGCTTGAAACTCCAACTGCAAGAAGTAATACGGCTATTAGTCCTCTAAATATATATTTTGCTTTCATCATAATAACTTATAATTTATTATCAATTAAGATTTTAATAACCGAAATCATTTTTTAACTGTCCATTACTTCCATCGATAAACACTTGCCATATTGGCCAGTACTGTCTGTTATCCGGATTAACTCCTGGTTTGTATAGTGAGTTTATCTTAGCATCTGCTGCTGTACCTGTCCATGTCCAGACAATAGAAGAATATCCTGTTCCCGGATTTGTTGTTTCTCCTCTGTTTAATCCGTAGATATCTAAACTTACATTATCTGTTTTATACTTATAATATAGAGTTGCCGGTACATCAGCATAAGCACCTGAACGCGCTGCCAAATCTGTCATTTTTTGTTTAGCTTCGTCTAATTTTACTTTAAGAAGATTCCAACGAATTAAATTTTGTTTACGCTCCATTTCTCCGGTAAACTCATATTTATTCTCTTCAACAATAGCATTAAACATCGCTTCTTTGCTGCTTAAACCGTCTACATATGCCTCCACTTTAACAGCTTGTGCCGCTGCTGGGAATGATCTTCTTCTAACTTCTTTTAAATAAGGCATTGCTGCTCCCGGACCTTCTAATTCGTTTGCTGTTTCAGCAGCTATAAGAAGCACCTCAGCATAACGCATATACATTTTATTAACCCCATCATCATTATCTGAAGTAACTCTTCTTGTCATCCACTCATAGCGGTATTTACCGAAATACCATGTATCTAAAGTCCCCAGCTCTTGTTTAGCAATTGGATATGGACTTGCTGCTACAGCAGTACCCCATTTGTAAGGCACACAGGTAACATCTCTACGCAAATCTGTCTGATCGTAATCGTAAAAAACAAATGGTAAAGGTCCCGCTACACCGCCTCGATTCGCTCCATTAGCCTGAAATTGATCAATTGCTGAAGTGTGTCTCACCGCAAACGTGAATAACATACGCCCACGTCCATCTGCAAAAGGAAGTTCCCAAAGAGACTCACCGCCGGCAGTAGTAATTTCCTGATTGTATTTTCTCCATAATCCTTCAAAAGTAGATTCTAAATGAGCTGAACCGCTCTCAATTACTTCGCGAGATTCTTTTAATGCTAATGCATACATAGCTGGAACTGAAAGTTCAGGATCATTACTTCTTCTTACGCCGTCAGGGTATTGCTGGTAACCACTTGCTGCCAAAGCCAAACGTGCTCTAAATGCTTTTACAAAAGCTTTATTTACATGTTCTACAGTACTAGTATAAGAAGTTTCGTTAGGCCATGCAACTAGTGTTGATGCTTCACCTAAGTCAGCAATTAATTGTTTGTAAATAATATCTCTGTTCGATTTAGGCAAATATAAAGTTGCTGTAGTGATAGGTTCAAAACGAGCAGGAACATCACCCCATGCTTTAAGTAAATCAGCATAGTAAATAGCTCTTAGAGTTAATGCTTCTCCTAATAACTGTCCCATGTTTGTTCCCGGTGATGGTTTTCCATATTGACGTATACCTTGAATACAGATATTTGCACGCTCAATACCTAAATACATCATTGCATAAGCATTTGTAGTGGTATTCATTTCTGTATTACCCGGTCTGGCATCATAAACACACAAATCTGCTTTATCTCCTGCTGTCTGAGAAGTATTATACCATTCCACATCTGTATTTAATCCATAATATGGTAAAAATCTTCCTCTGTAAGAGTTCGTTTCTGCAAATGGCACTTTTATTCCATCAACAGCTCCTTTTGCCAGTTCGGCATCAGAAAAAATCAAAGAAGGCTGTAATGTTGATGGTGCGTCTGTATCTAAATAGTCGTCTTCAAATTGCTGGCAAGAACTAAATAAACTTGAAATTATCAATCCTGCTATTATTAATTTATGTTTCATTTTGTGATAATTTAAAATTAGAAATTAAGATTCATCCCAAAAACCATTTGTCTGCTTCTTGGATAAGGACTTGAATCAACCCCTGGAGTAAGTGGGTTTTTTCTTTTTGTTGAAACTTCCGGATCAGAACCAGAATACTTAGTCCAAACAAAAACATTGCTCGCCGTCATGTAAAATCTTAATTTAGAAACTCCAAGCTTAGATGTAAACATTTCAGGTGCTGTGTACCCTAATGTTAACGTATTCAATCTTAAAAATGATGCGTCTTCCACTGCCCAATCAGTAAATATAGCAGTTCTCATGTATGGAGACCACATAGTTGTATTAGCATTAAGAGCTGCTAATGCATCAGGGTCTGTTACTAACTGGCCTGAAACAGGATCTAAATTTGTCCATCTTTTTCCATCAGCCATTGTAGAATTTAAATTTTTATACTGCCCTGAAGCATTGGCTGTAGAAAATTCAATTTTATCAGCGTTATATACTTCATTACCAATACTCCAGTTAAAAGCCGCCATTAAATCAAATCCATAGGCGTTTCCGTTAATAACGAAACCTCCGGTACTTTTAGGGTTAATATTACCAATAACTGTTTTATCTGTCAGATCCACTTTACCATCGCCATTAACATCTTTCAATTTCATATCTCCAGGCTTAAGAGAACTTCCGTCTCCAACTAAAGTTGTAGCTGTAGCAACTACACCGCTTTTTAAAACATATTTTCCTCCAACATAATCAAAGTCAGAAACTTCATATCTTCCGTCATTTTTATAACCGTACATAGTTCCTAAAGAAGAACCTACTGATATTAAGTAATCGTCTCCAATTTGTGAAGAAGCCCAGTTTGTAGCTGCTCCAAAATTGCTCATAACCCCTAATGAGTTAATACGATTTTTGTTTACTCCCATATTGAAAGAGAAATTTAATCCGTATTTAGCTTTTTCAATTGCAACAACATTCAAAGTAGCTTCAAAACCTGTGTTTTGAGTTTCTCCCATGTTACGGTATTGATAATCATATCCAGATCCTGGAACTGGGAAATTAATTAATAAGTCACTTGTAACATTTTTATAGACATCAAAATTACCGCTTAAACGATTTTTAA includes:
- a CDS encoding pentapeptide repeat-containing protein produces the protein METKLYQNRTFDTVDYSDQSLSNTEFVNCEFINCNFSKSDLSHNDFLDSTFKNCNLSLAVLKNTGLKNIKFIGCKLMGLDFSASNSFLFSMSFQDCLLDYSTFIYKKLKKTNFIDCSLKDVDFSNTDLSLAAFKNCDLSNATFAECILEKTDFRSSRNYAFDPSENKIKGTKVSHTALAGLLEKFDLDIE
- a CDS encoding DUF4957 domain-containing protein yields the protein MMKAKYIFRGLIAVLLLAVGVSSCESYNEELLDSVGNTREFSPIGLKATVRNQTTVELNWTVKTDENADHYVVEFSPDDPEFKTIFKTVNVTPAELPIQVALEGETTYSIRVKAVSAAGLDDSKWSVTTATTLSEQIFFPIKPEEIEAGYLTVRWTPNSNVTEILVQPGNITHTITAEEKAAGAAIVNGLTPETNYTATLKNGTKTRGILTFTSGVDLTKGIVINPQDDLIAKVAQAPSGSRLLLMPGVYSTTGEIIVNKTLIFRGVRPENKPKLTVKFTLANNPANASEAVSLSLVDLDLSGSGLTGGVISILTAQASPLGDILISSSYVHDYPSQLMYGNAAARLKSFTIDNSIVKNVNTAGSADFIDFRTTYVENVTLTRSTFNNCGSRDFIRLDAAAGSGGSLVSNVVIDGCTIYTPTLIASSRILYVRFATNILAVRNTLLVVGQAIYTNNAATSAPGFGNNNNFNSPNLKATTNNNRPDAAATTLDPQFANAAGGDFTLGNQTLKDNKIGDPRWIK
- a CDS encoding RagB/SusD family nutrient uptake outer membrane protein, whose protein sequence is MKHKLIIAGLIISSLFSSCQQFEDDYLDTDAPSTLQPSLIFSDAELAKGAVDGIKVPFAETNSYRGRFLPYYGLNTDVEWYNTSQTAGDKADLCVYDARPGNTEMNTTTNAYAMMYLGIERANICIQGIRQYGKPSPGTNMGQLLGEALTLRAIYYADLLKAWGDVPARFEPITTATLYLPKSNRDIIYKQLIADLGEASTLVAWPNETSYTSTVEHVNKAFVKAFRARLALAASGYQQYPDGVRRSNDPELSVPAMYALALKESREVIESGSAHLESTFEGLWRKYNQEITTAGGESLWELPFADGRGRMLFTFAVRHTSAIDQFQANGANRGGVAGPLPFVFYDYDQTDLRRDVTCVPYKWGTAVAASPYPIAKQELGTLDTWYFGKYRYEWMTRRVTSDNDDGVNKMYMRYAEVLLIAAETANELEGPGAAMPYLKEVRRRSFPAAAQAVKVEAYVDGLSSKEAMFNAIVEENKYEFTGEMERKQNLIRWNLLKVKLDEAKQKMTDLAARSGAYADVPATLYYKYKTDNVSLDIYGLNRGETTNPGTGYSSIVWTWTGTAADAKINSLYKPGVNPDNRQYWPIWQVFIDGSNGQLKNDFGY